CGAAGGTGCGAACGCCTTCCTCGTAGGCCGCCAGGCAGTTGGCCAGGCCCAGGCCGCGCGTGTTGTGCATGTGGGCCGCGCCGGCGTGGCGGCCGATTTCGGCGCGCAGGCGCCTGAACAGGCGGCGCACCTGCGCCGGATTGGCATAGCCCACGGTGTCCGACAGGCCCGACTCGTCGGCCCCGGCGGCAATGCATTGCGCGGCCAGCCGGATCACGTCGTCCTCGGCGACTAGGCCCTGCAGCGTGCAGCCGAAGGCGGTCGAAATGCCGGCCTCCAGCCCGACGTGGGGCGCGAGGCCGCGGCGCAGGGCGGCGATGGCGCGCACTTCCTCGACCATTTCCTCGCGCGTCCTGCGCACGTTGGCCAGCGAATGCGCGGCGCTGGCCGACACCGGCACGGTGAGCTTGTGCACGCCTGCGGCCAGCGCCGCCTCGGCGCCCCGGCGGTTGGGCACCAGCGCCATCACTCTCAAGCCGGGCAGCGTGATGGCGTGGCGCACCACTTCGGCGGCGTCGGCCATCTGCGGCAGCAGCCGGGCCGGCACGAAGGAGGCGACTTCGATCTCGCGCACGCCGGCGGCATACAGCGCGTCGATCCAGCGCAGCTTGTCGGCTGTCGGCATGCATGCCTTGACCGATTGCAGGCCGTCGCGCGGGCCGACTTCGCTGATCAATATCTCGGGTGAATACATGGTGGGCAATGGCCTTTCAATGGGGCTGGACGGAACGGCGTTCCTTGCGGGCAAGAATGGTGCGGCGCTGTCAACAGCGCGGACTTCCATCGTAAGCCGAATCCCCGGAAATACTCCATGCTCCTGTTTTAATAGCTGCTTGCGCAGGCGGGCTATGCGCTGGAGCCCTGAAATGCTTCAAATCCAGTCACGCACGGCAGAAATTGCGATTGCACCGCTTTAAGTCACGGATAAATCGCATTTCAGGTACTTAATCTTTCCCCAGGGATCAAATAAAGTAGCGCCATGGAAAAAATCCGCCCCACCCGCACCGAGCCGCTGCGCGCCGTGCTGTTCGACGCCTACGGAACGCTGTTCGACGTGTACAGCGTCGGGCTGCTGGCCGAGCAGCTGTTTCCGGGGCGCGGCCAGGCCCTGGGCGTGATGTGGCGCGACAAGCAGATCGAATACACGCACCTCGTCAGCACCAGCAGCGGCGGCGCGCACTACCAGCCGTTTTGGGAACTGACCCGCGCCGCGCTCGTTTATGCTATTAAAAGAATAGCTGGTGATGCCCGTACTGAGTGCGCAAACGGCCAGTTTGATGCCAAAGTCGAGCAACTGATGAACCAGTACCACCACCTGTCGGCCTTTCCCGAAAACCGCGAGGTGCTGCAGGCGCTGAAAAGCCGGGGCGTGGTCACCGGCATTTTGTCCAACGGCGACCCGGCCATGCTCGCCGTGGCCGTCAAGTCGGCCGGGCTGGGCGACCTGCTCGACCATGTCATCAGCGTCGATGCGATCCGCAAGTACAAGACCCATCCCGACGCCTACCAACTCGGCCTGCAAGCCACCGGCCTGCCGGCGCGGCAGATCGCCTTCGTCAGCTGCAACAGCTGGGACGCGCTGGCCGCCACCTGGTTCGGCTACCAGACGCTCTGGGTCAACCGCAACCGCCTGCCGTTCGAGACGCTGGGCACCCAGCCGACGTACACCGGAGTCAGCCTGCGCGATGTGCTGGCGCTGCCCGGCCTGGGGCAGGGCGCGCCCGCATGACGACTTATCATTTCGATCCAGCGCGGGCTTGAGCGGCGCAGCCCGCCCGCCACGGCTTCACTGCCTTTCACCGCCCCATTGATTTTTTTAAAAAAGGACTTCCCATGACCGAACGCACCACCCGCCACAGCCTGCAGGTCGCCACCGAACTCTACCGTTTCATCGAAGACAAGGTGCTGCCCGGCACC
This DNA window, taken from Polaromonas hydrogenivorans, encodes the following:
- a CDS encoding haloacid dehalogenase type II yields the protein MEKIRPTRTEPLRAVLFDAYGTLFDVYSVGLLAEQLFPGRGQALGVMWRDKQIEYTHLVSTSSGGAHYQPFWELTRAALVYAIKRIAGDARTECANGQFDAKVEQLMNQYHHLSAFPENREVLQALKSRGVVTGILSNGDPAMLAVAVKSAGLGDLLDHVISVDAIRKYKTHPDAYQLGLQATGLPARQIAFVSCNSWDALAATWFGYQTLWVNRNRLPFETLGTQPTYTGVSLRDVLALPGLGQGAPA